In the Phyllopteryx taeniolatus isolate TA_2022b chromosome 1, UOR_Ptae_1.2, whole genome shotgun sequence genome, TGACACTAATTAGAAGATAATTCCTGGTTGCGTAATCACAAGCAGGTATGAGTAGCAATGAAAACGGTGATCTAATGGTTCAAACACGCGATGAGCGCACTCACGGTGAAGAGGTCTGCACTTCTTGCCAGCCTTTGGACAGGTTCTCTTTGAGGTTACTGAGAGGGCCCATACCCAGCTGCCTCCTGATATCTGCAGCGTCTCCCTCTTTGGTCAGCAACACCTGCCTAAGAGTCTGAATTTCCTCTTCCATCtggtaacaaaaacacacacaagatgaATTCAATGAGGGTGCAGGCAGTTTGGTGACACCTTTCAAAAAATGAAGTCTCACCTTGGCAAGTTCAAACCTCAGATTGTCTTTCTCCACATCGCTTAGATCTGTGGGGGGGAATCCGTTTCCTGGCATGCTGGAGGAGAAACTCATGGATGAAGTCCCGCCAAAACCTTTAGCAGAATGAGAGATGGGTCACCACCATATCGATTAATCAATACCGGGAACGCCATGCCACactaaatttcattttgaaaatcaattaattgtacGGATAttagtatttgaattattcGCAATTGTTATCATACAAAAggtaataattgtttctaagaaaaaaaaaattgtgtggtAACActtcaaaagtcaaaatgtctttatcattgtgtcccaaatgaaaagaaaatccttACTATGCATTTTCAATGAAAACtaccacaaatgcatcttagtgtctgaAGAGTTAAGAGCGCGTTGTTTTACAAATGGTCCTTCAATGTCACTCAAGCTATCTTTACCATTAATGTCGCTGGAGGGAGCCGCCTGATGTTGCTTACACCAGAGGGCTCTCTgatctgaagtgccaggatgtggcagccattttgcatttacACGATGGCAGACAGTAAAAtagatggtgttatttctgaggtatgtatgaatttgtgaaagtgtcagaaaaattgtatgggctctatttttgtagacgTGCCTCTGCGGCGGGGCCCAAATGCCGGCGTATCTTGATTATCGTGCAAGAGCAAGGCTCCCTGCGCATGTTTTCCAATTTGGCAGACTAGTCTGCACCAAATTGTGTGTTCCGGCACAGCAGAGGGACATGTGCCTGctggagtgacaatttggtggcagaaagccAATCTAAATTCAAGGTAGACTGCTGTTCTAATgcgatttttgtgaatttgatcagggcacaggcagacagatattGAGCTCTGCatacatatttaagtcaccagcagttatcaccagctccTTCTGTGTGCCCGCTCACACTGTACGTTGCCACAGCAGGGCTGGAGTAGTGAAAAGGCTCCACTCACGCACACATCGCTGCAATTACGCATGGTCCTCTTCAGCATCGATATGTCCCCATACGAGACTGTGAGtgcaccacatttaaagggaatgtgaggagccgctttgattgaccaattcatttgaaataatCCGAATTTCTGTGTTTAGTAAGCTTTCCGTTGATACCAAACctttgaaaataggataaagatGAAGAAAGTTATGAAAGCTTGAAACTcagattccatttttttttttaaataaaaaaatcacacctAAAATTTTGACCCCCATTGACTTTGCATTAAGACGTTGACCATAAGTTCACCGGAGTTGAAAGAGTCGTGACTTTCTTCATATTTGTGACAGGAAAATGATACTTATATCACTGGGAAAGATCTTTCCGAGAATGCTCGTgtaaatgaattaaacttgaaatatatgtacacatacctACTGAAATAGAGTCAATAGACACAGATAGAGCTGTCCACAGTGCTGATCTCTGTGCTAGTTGTGGCTAGCGGCTAATACTACCTGTTGTACACAGTCAAGCTAATGTTAGCTCAGGCAGAAGGCACAGatcagtaaaacaaaaacaaacaaaagaaaaaactactGCACTTAGCATATGTGACTAGAGATATAAAACAAACGGGTGAGGTGATCTTACCCGGTCGGTCCATGGCGTGTTGTCGGGTTTCGAACAAGGCTCGTCTGTATGACTGTTTCCATCCAATCAGCCCAAGTGGGACAGCAGCGGGAGGCGCATGCgcatgcgcacgcacgcacgcaaaggATCACTCAGGCTATTAATGGAAATACATTACACACACGAGAGATCTTTCGctctgtgtgtgggtgtgtgagaTGCTTTTTTGGTTTGAGTGAGaaatgtttgcgtgtgtgtgagtttttGCATGAGTGAGTGTTTGTTGGTCGTGAGAGGTTTTTTGGGTGAGGTGAGTAGTTGGGTGTGAGTGAGGATTTCATGTGAGAGGGTTTTTGATTAGTGTGAGAGGTTTGAGTGGATGTGCTTTTTTTAGTGTGGGTGAgagtgttttgtcatttttttgggtgcagaGGAGAGATTTTTTTGGGCTCGTGTGAAGTTTTGtggggtgaatgtgagtttttttGATGAGTGTAAGAAGTTTAAATATGGATGTGAGAGGTTTTTGGGTGCATGCGAGTTTTTGGGTTAGTGTGAGAATTTCTTTTAGTGCATGTGAGAGGTAAATCTTTACAGCACCGTCTTCTATCTTGTGCCTTTCGTAGCCAAAGTAATTGTTTGTAGTTGTAATACGTGAAGTGAGCCaatacattttgttcttttagcaaagaaagaaatgtcACGAGAAATAAAGTCCATTTCTCAAAACTCATTCAGTACAGTAATTGAAAACAAGGGACTTGTCTCCATCTGCTGGCAATGGACTTCCACAAATCACCTTCACAAGCCCACAAAGactacttttgttttattttcaatgcaTAGGAGATAGGCACtgcaaaactaaaataatattAACCTGTTTGCGTTACTTTGGTCAGACACAGAGTGTCTGAATTGGAAAATTCCAAAGTGtggttgattttttattttttttaataggactTAAGTATTGTTTCCCCCCACTTGTGAATTAAATGCAAGcagcatatacatatacatcgTGTGAAATCATGAAATCCATCCAAATGTTTAGGAACATTTATTCACCAACAGCAAATTTAGATCAATGACCCAAGTTTTCTTCCAGACACACAATAACCATGCTACAACATAAAGATTTCTTGTACTTGATATAGGCCGCCTGTATGTACAACCATCCTGAACTATTACGTCTCCTCGCACAATTGAATGGTTACAATACAACACTGCACCAGTTAAAATGATTTCCCCACCACAAAGTATGACATAAATAAACCTCCATGGATGCATCGTAAAATCAATTCACTATAATTGCACTCAATGTTCTTTTGGTGCAGTCATCTCCCGATCACTGATTCATTCCATTCGTTTAGTTTTCttgcattttcttgttttcttttagtgCATTCACTTTAGAACATGTACTATGGGACAGGTACATCTAATTTTCATCAAGTGTTACTTACAGGAAAACATCATACGAAACATCCATACTGTTAATAGCAGAGGGTGGACAGTCAGTCACACGCAGCTCACCGCTTGTAAACCGTCGATACACGTGATGAGCTGAGTGGCAAATCGAACACACTGTGGGGGATTTGCAAATGTGTGGCAATACATGCAAATCCAAAAGATGCAGTGTGCAAAAATCTGATTCTGTCGGAGATGCCGGATCGCTGACCGTGTTCCGTACAAGCTGTGCAGATTCAAACGAGTCAACAGTGATCACAGATGACACACTTCCAAACACATGGACTTCAAAAGAAGATGACAATTATGTtcctttcaaaaaacaaaaaaaaattttttttgctgtcatctGAACTTCTGCACAATATGACGAGTGTCATGTTCTTCAAAACACATTACCTTCTCTGGTAAtctttaggttaaaaaaaaaaaaaaaaaaagacatgtctGCTGATATGACAACATTCCTCTCAGGTGTAGATGAGCACCACACAACATCCACTGTGAAGCAATGTTCAAATAAATGAGTgtgacaaacacattttcccactgcTTGACAACTGGTGCGAAACCAAGATGCTGCTGAGAGCCTCAATGCTCTCACACTGCACACCGTACTGATGTGGACTAATTGCACGTAAGAGTAAAAATGTTGCCAAAGAGGAAATATGGTGCATGCTACACAATAACGCACAATGTGGGATAAGAGGGGCGTGGGaatgaaattgaaaagaaatgaaaatagaaTAATTTCTTGTCATAATCTGGGAAATAAATAGTGAGAAGGGGGCAGGGGTGAGGATGGAAGGGATGAGTAGTTCCTTTCATGGACCATGCTAACGAGTCCCTCTCCTCTGCATGGGCCTTCCTTGTGAAAGATGGATTCTTTCTTGTCACTTGGGTGGCGCAGGGGGAGCAGGCGGGACCGAGGCGAGGACGGACGGACGCAGCCGTTTAGTTGAAGCCGGTGTCGGTGTGGTAGGAGTAGTGGCCGTCCGATGTCAGCTGGGTGGTCTCTGTCGCTGTGGGCTGCAGCATGATTGGGTCGCCTCCCGCCTCTGTTGGAGCCATAGGAATAAGGTGCTCAGTATTTAGCCACAAAGTTACAGTCAACAACTCAACCCCGTTCATCacgggggatatgttccagtcATTCGTGACTGTCAATACAAATAGCGACTGAGGTTTTAGGGTGTGTGTCCGACCACGAGTGGAAAGCAATGTTCTTATTTCATATaaagtggacccccgcatacttgcTTTTCGGCACCTGTGCATTCAGAAATGTACACAAAATAGCGGGTAAAAAGGCGCACGTGGTTCTCACCTCTCTCGTCAGATTGCAGCTGAGCCTCCAGGTCCTCTGGGGACACATAAAAGTCCTGCTCCTGGCCTTCCCGAGGCCGAGGTTTACATCTTCCGCAGCAGCAgttgcagcagcagcacaggCAGCAGCAGAAGTAGCAGCCAGTGGCCAGACCGCAGAACACAAACAGCGCCTTTGTAGGGGCAGCAAAAAGACTGTGAGTTTGATAGCAGAgacaacaaaagaaagaaaatacttgCAGTTTCCTTTCCATCCAGTCTTACCTTTGCCCACCAGCTTGAGAGGACAAAGTAAGTGTTGACATTCTCCTCTCCAAACTGCTCAGCCACGTACAGTCCCAGCGAGCCATATTTGTCGTAAATATTGCGCTTCGTGGGGTCATTCAGGATGGCGTGGGCATTGTTTATCTCCTTGAACTTGTCTGCAGCTTCTGGATTGTCAGGATTCTTGTCAGGGTGAAACTTTAAAGCCAGTTTCCTGCGTGGAACAAGGACAACTAATCAAGGACATCGTCATCTATTGCTTATcccttttttgaaaatgtttatgaACATTCCTGCACACATAACAGGACAGTCACACAAACGCAAAACAGTATGGGGCAAGCGGAGTCGAGATTCTTCTCCAGAACGTActattgtatttactttttgtgacatttctttttttggtggtgTGTTGTGAGAACTTTCACGTAGGTAAGGAAATTAAAATGAGATCATTGTTATTTCACTGATGGGAATTCCAGCTCTTTTCCAAGAGCCCCTTCTTGAAGTTCGACTCCCGAAAAAGAGCCAGCTCTTTCAGCTCGCAAGTGGCTCCTCAATTGTTTCATAGCTTCAAATAATTTATTGCAATTTCGCAGTCTGCACTCTGTCTTCCAACTAgctattcattttaaaatgtgtcaaaattttacttaatgtttttttttttacgcttaTTCTTTCCCCTTAGCTGCGTGTAGTCTATCACGATATAGAAATGTTGTCTCGCGCTCTCTGGTCTCTCCCTTACTCCTGTTTGTAGCTCACTATGTTGTGTGTCTGTAACCTCCCTCTTCCCCTTCTTCTTAGTGGAGACACACAAAGGTTGCCGCACAtcttaaccaatcacatttttatCTGAAAAAAGACGAGAAAAATAAGGAATCGGCTCCCAATAAGGAGCTCCCAAGGTAATCACCTGTAGGACCGCTTGATGTCATCATTCGTGGCGATCTTTTCCACTCCCAGCACGTGGTAGAGAGACTCACCGGCGGTCGACAGAGAGCGCTGCCTCTGATGCTCAGCCATGATGCCTCACGTCCACAGgctggacagacagacagacagacacacacacaaaacacaacaacatatGTAAAATCAGCACCTAggtatccatccgttttctacacagtttctcctcat is a window encoding:
- the LOC133476579 gene encoding tumor protein D54-like → MDRPGFGGTSSMSFSSSMPGNGFPPTDLSDVEKDNLRFELAKMEEEIQTLRQVLLTKEGDAADIRRQLGMGPLSNLKENLSKGWQEVQTSSPYLTASAVLDDINNSNVCVRTKEGLAHAGHVTSSALSNMGVVITRRLASMRALPLPSPPRTLSHTMSVPSMRHSSTFKSLEEMVGSVKKRR
- the dnajc5aa gene encoding dnaJ (Hsp40) homolog, subfamily C, member 5aa, translated to MAEHQRQRSLSTAGESLYHVLGVEKIATNDDIKRSYRKLALKFHPDKNPDNPEAADKFKEINNAHAILNDPTKRNIYDKYGSLGLYVAEQFGEENVNTYFVLSSWWAKALFVFCGLATGCYFCCCLCCCCNCCCGRCKPRPREGQEQDFYVSPEDLEAQLQSDEREAGGDPIMLQPTATETTQLTSDGHYSYHTDTGFN